A single window of Pyrus communis chromosome 10, drPyrComm1.1, whole genome shotgun sequence DNA harbors:
- the LOC137747494 gene encoding probable protein S-acyltransferase 14 produces MHRSGVAMAWNVFKFCIVLRGLGSVMILLVLGVVGVTYYTVVFANYGPALYDGGLDSLIAVGVLIIFHCLLVMLLWSYFSVVLTDPGGVPPNWRPAVDEERGEADPLTWSDFNGLQPDPSNQRIRYCRKCNQLKPPRCHHCSVCGRCVLKMDHHCVWVVHCVGALNYKYFLLFLFYTFLETSVVTLSLLPHLISFFSEGEVPGTPSTLATTFLAFVLNLSFALSVLGFLIMHISLVAANTTTIEAYEKKTSFKWRYDLGRKKNFEQVFGTDKRYWFMPAYSDEDLRRIPALQGLEYPSNPEFDPQEF; encoded by the exons ATGCATAGATCGGGAGTCGCCATGGCTTGGAACGTGTTCAAGTTCTGCATAGTTTTGCGAGGTCTGGGGTCGGTCATGATCCTCCTGGTTCTTGGGGTCGTCGGTGTCACCTATTACACTGTCGTTTTCGCCAATTACGGCCCGGCTTTGTACGATGGCGGCCTTGACTCTCTCATTGCCGTTGGCGTATTGATCATATTTCATTGCTTG TTGGTGATGCTGTTATGGAGTTATTTTTCTGTTGTTTTAACGGATCCGGGTGGTGTGCCACCTAATTGGAGGCCTGCTGTTGATGAAGAGAGAGGGGAGGCTGACCCATTGACTTGGTCGGATTTTAATGGTTTGCAGCCTGACCCCTCTAATCAGAGGATCCGGTATTGCCGGAAGTGCAACCAGCTGAAACCACCTCGTTGCCATCATTGCTCAGTTT GTGGGCGGTGTGTACTGAAAATGGATCACCATTGTGTATGGGTTGTTCATTGTGTTGGGGCCTTAAATTACaagtattttcttcttttcttg TTTTACACATTTCTCGAGACAAGTGTCGTAACATTATCCTTGCTGCCACATTTGATATCATTCTTTAGCGAGGGAGAAGTACCTGGAACACCTAGCACCCTTGCAACTACCTTTCTTGCTTTTG TCCTGAATCTTTCATTTGCATTAAGTGTTTTGGGTTTTCTGATAATGCATATATCATTGGTGGCTGCAAATACCACAACCATTGAG GCATATGAAAAGAAAACCTCCTTTAAATGGCGCTATGACCTTGGTCGAAAAAAGAATTTTGAACAG GTGTTTGGGACAGACAAACGATACTGGTTCATGCCTGCTTACTCAGATGAAGATTTACGACGGATACCAGCGCTTCAGGGTCTCGAGTATCCGTCTAATCCTGAGTTTGACCCCCAAGAGTTCTAA
- the LOC137748482 gene encoding uncharacterized protein isoform X2, with protein sequence MQSERDSKGGVSQSRGLLDSFRGFGSRRSTFPSLFGGRDPFDDPFFNRPIGSMFESSIFGPSSVSSDTPESGRANEISVEELNSDDEGGDGIVTGDERDNCGKQSVSSKEPSVEHPDDVLDERKSKDVTYRNDRNKVEGTRSQGRGLSCQTCRVTYGGVDGAYYTSTRTRRAGSDGVVLEEAKEADKTTGQATHRISRGLYDKGHSVTRKLKSDGKVDMLQTLHNLNEDELPGFEEAWTGNVGGHLPSWRHEFDMHGNTSSSTSREQNREVISGVGLLPSSEHVQSSRGMKSDNATKTTSDGRTKRVVRINIE encoded by the exons ATGCAGAGTGAAAGAGACAGTAAAGGTGGTGTTTCTCAGTCACGCGGATTGTTAGATAGTTTTCGGGGCTTTGGGTCCCGGAGAAGTACGTTCCCTAGCCtctttggtggaagagatccatTTGATGATCCCTTCTTTAATCGCCCGATTGGTAGCATGTTCGAGTCTAGTATTTTCGGTCCAAGTTCCGTTTCTAGTGATACACCGGAGAGTGGTAGAGCCAATGAAATATCAGTAGAAGAACTGAACTCTGATGATGAGGGAGGGGATGGTATAGTTACTGGGGATGAGAGAGATAACTGTGGAAAGCAATCTGTTTCGAGTAAAGAACCATCTGTTGAGCATCCAGATGATGTTTTGGACG AGAGGAAAAGCAAGGATGTGACATATAGAAATGACCGCAATAAGGTGGAAGGCACTCGGTCACAAGGCCGTGGTTTATCTTGTCAGACTTGCAGAGTCACATATGGTGGTGTAGATGGAGCATATTACACGTCTACGAGAACCAGAAGGGCGGGCAGTGATGGC GTGGTGCTTGAGGAGGCCAAAGAAGCAGATAAGACAACCGGTCAAGCAACACATAGAATCTCGAGAGGACTTTATGACAAG GGTCATTCTGTTACGAGGAAGCTCAAGTCAGATGGGAAGGTGGATATGTTGCAAACTTTACACAATTTAAATGAAG ATGAGCTTCCTGGTTTTGAAGAAGCATGGACTGGTAATGTTGGAGGGCACTTGCCCAGCTGGAGACATGAATTTGATATGCATGGCAATACCA GTTCCTCCACTAGCAGAGAGCAGAATAGAGAGGTGATTTCGGGAGTGGGGCTTCTTCCATCTTCTGAGCACGTGCAAAGCAGCAGAGGAATGAAATCAGACAACGCAACAAAGACTACCTCCGATGGGAGGACCAAAAGGGTTGTCAGAATCAATATAGAGTAA
- the LOC137748482 gene encoding uncharacterized protein isoform X1, with protein sequence MQSERDSKGGVSQSRGLLDSFRGFGSRRSTFPSLFGGRDPFDDPFFNRPIGSMFESSIFGPSSVSSDTPESGRANEISVEELNSDDEGGDGIVTGDERDNCGKQSVSSKEPSVEHPDDVLDEERKSKDVTYRNDRNKVEGTRSQGRGLSCQTCRVTYGGVDGAYYTSTRTRRAGSDGVVLEEAKEADKTTGQATHRISRGLYDKGHSVTRKLKSDGKVDMLQTLHNLNEDELPGFEEAWTGNVGGHLPSWRHEFDMHGNTSSSTSREQNREVISGVGLLPSSEHVQSSRGMKSDNATKTTSDGRTKRVVRINIE encoded by the exons ATGCAGAGTGAAAGAGACAGTAAAGGTGGTGTTTCTCAGTCACGCGGATTGTTAGATAGTTTTCGGGGCTTTGGGTCCCGGAGAAGTACGTTCCCTAGCCtctttggtggaagagatccatTTGATGATCCCTTCTTTAATCGCCCGATTGGTAGCATGTTCGAGTCTAGTATTTTCGGTCCAAGTTCCGTTTCTAGTGATACACCGGAGAGTGGTAGAGCCAATGAAATATCAGTAGAAGAACTGAACTCTGATGATGAGGGAGGGGATGGTATAGTTACTGGGGATGAGAGAGATAACTGTGGAAAGCAATCTGTTTCGAGTAAAGAACCATCTGTTGAGCATCCAGATGATGTTTTGGACG AAGAGAGGAAAAGCAAGGATGTGACATATAGAAATGACCGCAATAAGGTGGAAGGCACTCGGTCACAAGGCCGTGGTTTATCTTGTCAGACTTGCAGAGTCACATATGGTGGTGTAGATGGAGCATATTACACGTCTACGAGAACCAGAAGGGCGGGCAGTGATGGC GTGGTGCTTGAGGAGGCCAAAGAAGCAGATAAGACAACCGGTCAAGCAACACATAGAATCTCGAGAGGACTTTATGACAAG GGTCATTCTGTTACGAGGAAGCTCAAGTCAGATGGGAAGGTGGATATGTTGCAAACTTTACACAATTTAAATGAAG ATGAGCTTCCTGGTTTTGAAGAAGCATGGACTGGTAATGTTGGAGGGCACTTGCCCAGCTGGAGACATGAATTTGATATGCATGGCAATACCA GTTCCTCCACTAGCAGAGAGCAGAATAGAGAGGTGATTTCGGGAGTGGGGCTTCTTCCATCTTCTGAGCACGTGCAAAGCAGCAGAGGAATGAAATCAGACAACGCAACAAAGACTACCTCCGATGGGAGGACCAAAAGGGTTGTCAGAATCAATATAGAGTAA